A window of the Tiliqua scincoides isolate rTilSci1 chromosome 5, rTilSci1.hap2, whole genome shotgun sequence genome harbors these coding sequences:
- the DNAJC7 gene encoding dnaJ homolog subfamily C member 7 — translation MAAAGGECDVIMAPAAAVSAPHPEASGMLSDEDEDAGTRREAESFKEQGNAFYAKKDYNEAYNYYTKAIDACPSNASYYGNRAATLMMLGKFREALGDAQQSVRMDDSFVRGHLREGKCHLSLGNAMAASRCFQRVLELDHKNAQALQELNNARTVLEYEKIAENDFEKRDFRKVVFCMDRALGFAPACHRFKILKAECLALLGRYPEAQSVASDILRIDSTNADALYVRGLCLYYEDCIEKAVQFFIQALKMAPDHDKACLACRNAKALKAKKDDGNKAFNEGNYKLAFELYTEALAIDPNNRKTNAKLYCNRGTVNAKLRKLDEAIEDCTSAIRLDDTYIKAYLRRAQCYMDTEQYEDAVRDYEKVYQTEKTKEHKQLLKNAQMELKKSKRKDYYKILGVDKNASEDEIKKAYRKRALMHHPDRHSGASAEIQKEEEKKFKEVGEAFTILSDPKKKARYDSGQDLEEDGMNMGDFDANNIFKAFFGGPGGFSFEASGPGNFFFQFG, via the exons AGAAGCAGAGTCCTTCAAGGAGCAAGGGAATGCCTTTTATGCCAAGAAGGACTATAATGAAGCATACAACTACTACACAAAAGCCATAG ATGCGTGTCCCAGCAATGCCAGCTACTATGGAAACCGAGCTGCTACTCTCATGATGCTTGGCAAATTCCGGGAGGCCCTGGGAGATGCCCAGCAGTCTGTCAGGATGGACGACAGCTTTGTGAGG GGACATCTACGGGAGGGAAAGTGCCACCTATCCCTGGGGAATGCCATGGCTGCCAGCCGCTGCTTTCAGCGGGTTCTAGAACTGGATCACAAAAACGCACAAGCTCTACAAGAG CTGAACAATGCCAGAACTGTTCTAGAATATGAGAAGATTGCTGAAAATGACTTTGAAAAACGTGATTTCCGGAAG GTTGTCTTTTGCATGGACCGTGCTCTGGGGTTTGCTCCCGCCTGCCACCGGTTCAAAATCCTCAAAGCAGAATGCTTAGCGTTGCTTGGTCGTTATCCTGAAGCACAGTCAGTTGCCAG TGACATCTTGCGAATAGACTCCACAAATGCTGACGCTCTCTATGTCCGAGGGCTTTGCCTTTATTATGAGGACTGCATCGAAAAGGCTGTACAGTTTTTCATCCAGGCGCTCAAAATGGCTCCTGACCATGATAAAGCTTGCCTCGCCTGCCGT AACGCCAAGGCGCTGAAAGCAAAGAAGGACGACGGCAACAAAGCCTTCAATGAAGGGAATTACAAGTTAGCCTTTGAACTTTATACAGAGGCCCTGGCAATAGACCCAAACAACAGGAAAACCAACGCCAAACTCTACTGCAACCGTGGCACAGTGAATGCAAAG CTTCGGAAATTAGATGAAGCAATAGAAGACTGCACAAGCGCCATCAGACTGGACGACACATACATCAAAGCCTACTTGAGGAGAGCGCAGTG TTACATGGATACAGAGCAATATGAAGATGCCGTGAGGGACTATGAAAAGGTTTACCAGACAGAGAAAACAAAAG AACACAAACAGCTCCTCAAGAATGCACAGATGGAACTGAAGAAAAGTAAGAGGAAAGACTATTATAAAATCTTGGGTGTGGACAAGAATGCCTCTGAGGATGAGATCAAGAAGGCATATCGCAAGCGGGCCCTGATGCATCATCCTG ACCGACATAGTGGTGCAAGTGCTGAAAtccagaaagaggaagaaaagaaattcAAGGAGGTTGGCGAAGCCTTCACCATACTCTCTGATCCAAAGAAGAAAGCCCGGTATGACAGTGGACAGGATCTTGAGGAAGACGGCATGAATATGGGAG ATTTCGATGCTAATAATATATTCAAGGCTTTCTTTGGCGGGCCAGGAGGCTTCAGTTTTGAGG CTTCTGGGCCTGGGAATTTCTTTTTCCAGTTCGGCTAA